From a region of the Triticum aestivum cultivar Chinese Spring chromosome 7D, IWGSC CS RefSeq v2.1, whole genome shotgun sequence genome:
- the LOC123169137 gene encoding putative leucine-rich repeat receptor-like serine/threonine-protein kinase At2g24130, which translates to MAATPTTKVLVSTFLSFFLFLFHGASPAPVASVGAASEEGDSSALLAFKSAVSDDPKGVLAGWGASPDACNWTGVACDPVTRRVVQLVLREQKLSGELSSALGNLSHLRVLNLSGNLFAGSVPPELGSLSRLRFLDVSSNTLAGTVPPELGNLSRLSSLDLSGNAFAEPVPRALGKLSRLKQLSLADNQFQGSIPVELTRVLNLEYLNLGGNNLSGPIPAAIFCNLSALQYIDMSSNILDGEIPIRPDCLLPNLTFLVLWSNNLVGGIPASLSNSTKLRWLLLESNFLGGELPSDGMFGGMRSLELLYLSFNYFRSPRNNTDLEPFFASLTNCTGLRELGVAGNDLPGTIPPVVGRLSPGLRQLHLEFNSIFGPIPANLSDLANLTTLNLSHNLLNGSIPPGLSRMQRLERLHLSNNLLSGDIPPSLGSFQRLGLLDLSQNQLAGAIPPSIVQCVNLLKLDLSHNMLRGVIPVGLSELSALFYLNLSSNLLSGAIPATIGEMDKLQVLNLSSNRLSGTIPPELGGCVTLEYLDLSANALVGGLPETLGSLQFLQVLDVSCNGLTGDLPRSMENMASLRLPNFSYNGFSGEVPSGGAFPGFPADAFLGDAGLCTRTASMASGLARCGGATRRVLHNRRVVVPVAVTVASFTVAIIGLAACRAVARTASASVGRDGRRSTLLSYGGDEPIERGDHPRISHRELSEATGGFEQSSLIGAGRFGRVHEGTLRDGTRVAVKVLDPKTGGGEVSRSFKRECDVLRRTRHRNLVRVVTTCSQPDFHALVLPLMTNGSLESRIYPRDGRPGRGMDLARLVAIAGNVAEGLAYLHHYAPVRVVHCDLKPSNVLLDDDMTAVVADFGIARLVKDADGDVDDHITGSADPCNSITGLLQGSVGYIAPEYGLGGPPSTEGDVYSFGVLLLELITGKRPTDVLFQEGLTLHEWVRRQRHHTHDIAAVVAQPWLADAMFSTVQGDDVVVQLIDLGVACTEHSPLLRPTMVEVCHEIALLKEDLAKHGGAAASVAMTASEGSCSTTDSSF; encoded by the exons ATGGCGGCCACGCCGACTACCAAGGTCCTCGTGTCCACGTTCCTcagcttcttcctcttcctcttccacggCGCAAGCCCCGCTCCCGTGGCCAGCGTCGGCGCCGCGTCGGAGGAGGGCGACAGCTCCGCGCTTTTGGCCTTCAAGTCCGCCGTGTCCGACGACCCGAAGGGAGTGCTCGCCGGCTGGGGCGCCTCCCCGGACGCGTGCAACTGGACGGGCGTCGCCTGCGACCCGGTGACGCGGCGTGTCGTGCAGTTGGTGCTGAGAGAGCAGAAGCTCTCCGGGGAGCTCTCTTCCGCGCTCGGCAACCTCTCGCACCTCAGGGTGCTCAACCTCTCCGGCAACCTCTTCGCCGGCAGCGTGCCGCCGGAGCTTGGCAGCCTCTCCCGCCTCAGGTTCCTCGACGTGTCGTCGAACACGCTCGCCGGGACGGTCCCACCGGAGCTCGGCAACCTCTCGAGGCTCAGCTCCCTCGATCTCTCCGGGAACGCCTTCGCCGAGCCGGTGCCGCGGGCGCTCGGGAAGCTCTCCCGGCTGAAGCAGCTCAGCCTCGCCGACAACCAGTTCCAGGGCTCGATTCCGGTTGAGCTCACGCGTGTCCTGAACCTCGAATACCTCAACCTCGGCGGGAACAACCTCTCCGGGCCCATCCCGGCGGCCATATTCTGCAACCTCTCCGCCCTGCAGTACATTGACATGTCGTCCAACATTCTCGACGGCGAGATCCCCATCCGGCCGGATTGCCTTCTCCCCAACCTGACGTTCCTCGTGCTGTGGTCCAACAACCTCGTCGGCGGCATCCCGGCATCGCTGTCAAACTCGACGAAGCTCCGGTGGCTGCTGCTGGAGTCGAACTTCCTCGGCGGCGAGCTGCCGTCCGACGGCATGTTCGGCGGCATGAGGAGCCTCGAGCTTCTGTACCTGTCGTTCAACTACTTCAGGAGCCCGCGGAACAACACCGACCTCGAGCCGTTCTTCGCCTCGCTCACGAACTGCACCGGCCTGAGGGAGCTCGGCGTCGCCGGTAACGACCTCCCCGGCACGATCCCGCCGGTCGTCGGCCGCCTCTCCCCCGGCCTCAGGCAGCTCCACCTTGAGTTCAACAGCATCTTCGGCCCGATCCCGGCGAACCTCTCCGACCTCGCCAACCTCACCACCCTCAACCTCTCCCATAACCTCCTCAACGGCTCCATCCCGCCGGGCTTATCGCGCATGCAGCGGCTCGAGCGGCTGCACCTCTCCAACAACCTGCTCTCCGGCGACATCCCGCCGTCCCTCGGCTCGTTCCAGCGGCTCGGGCTCCTCGATCTTTCGCAGAACCAGCTCGCCGGCGCCATTCCTCCGAGCATCGTGCAGTGCGTTAACCTGCTGAAGCTCGATCTCTCACACAACATGCTGCGAGGCGTGATCCCAGTGGGCTTGTCGGAGCTGAGCGCACTGTTCTACCTCAACCTCTCGAGCAACCTGCTGTCCGGCGCGATCCCGGCGACCATCGGCGAGATGGATAAGCTGCAGGTGCTCAACCTGTCGTCGAACCGGCTCTCCGGCACGATTCCGCCGGAGCTTGGCGGCTGCGTCACGCTCGAGTACCTCGACCTCTCCGCCAACGCGCTCGTAGGCGGCTTGCCGGAGACCCTCGGCTCGCTCCAGTTCTTGCAGGTCCTCGACGTGTCCTGCAATGGCCTCACGGGGGACCTGCCTCGGTCCATGGAGAATATGGCGTCGCTGCGGCTTCCTAACTTTTCCTACAACGGCTTCTCCGGCGAGGTGCCGAGCGGCGGGGCCTTCCCGGGGTTCCCGGCGGACGCGTTCCTCGGCGACGCTGGGCTGTGCACGCGAACGGCGTCGATGGCGTCTGGCCTGGCTAGGTGCGGCGGCGCGACGCGCAGAGTGCTCCACAACCGGCGGGTGGTGGTGCCCGTTGCCGTCACGGTCGCGAGCTTCACGGTGGCTATCATTGGGCTCGCCGCGTGCCGGGCGGTGGCGAGGACGGCGAGCGCGAGCGTGGGACGAGACGGGCGGCGATCCACGCTCCTTTCGTACGGCGGCGACGAGCCGATCGAGAGGGGCGACCACCCGAGGATCTCGCACCGGGAGCTCTCGGAGGCGACGGGCGGGTTCGAGCAGTCGAGCCTCATCGGCGCCGGGCGGTTCGGGCGCGTCCACGAGGGGACGCTCCGCGACGGCACGCGCGTCGCCGTCAAGGTGCTCGACCCGAAGACCGGAGGCGGCGAGGTCTCCCGGAGCTTCAAGCGCGAGTGCGACGTCCTGCGGCGGACGCGGCACCGGAACCTGGTGCGCGTGGTCACCACGTGCAGCCAGCCGGACTTCCACGCGCTGGTGCTCCCGCTGATGACCAACGGCAGCCTCGAGAGCCGGATCTACCCGCGCGACGGCCGCCCCGGCCGCGGCATGGACCTCGCGCGGCTGGTCGCCATCGCCGGCAACGTCGCCGAGGGGCTCGCGTACCTGCACCACTACGCGCCCGTCCGCGTCGTGCACTGCGACCTCAAGCCCAGCAACGTGCTCCTCGACGACGACATGACGGCCGTCGTGGCCGACTTCGGCATCGCGCGGCTGGTCAAGGACGCCGACGGTGACGTCGACGATCACATCACCGGCTCCGCCGATCCGTGCAACTCCATCACCGGATTGTTGCAAGGTTCCGTGGGCTACATCGCACCAG AGTACGGACTAGGAGGCCCCCCGTCGACGGAAggcgacgtgtacagcttcggggtgctgctgctggagctgatCACCGGGAAGCGGCCGACTGACGTGCTCTTCCAAGAGGGACTCACGCTGCACGAATGGGTCAGGCGGCAGCGGCACCACACGCATGACATCGCCGCCGTCGTCGCGCAGCCATGGCTGGCGGACGCGATGTTCTCGACGGTGCAAggggacgacgtcgtcgtccagcTGATCGACCTCGGGGTCGCGTGCACCGAGCACTCGCCGCTGCTGCGACCCACCATGGTGGAGGTGTGCCACGAGATCGCCCTCCTCAAGGAGGACCTCGCCAAACACGGAGGCGCGGCCGCGTCGGTGGCGATGACTGCCAGCGAGGGGTCATGCTCCACCACGGACTCGTCGTTCTGA